Proteins co-encoded in one Xanthomonas campestris pv. badrii genomic window:
- the hutH gene encoding histidine ammonia-lyase, translating to MSASVVLQPGAVTLAQWRALYRGAAAALDPACAAAVLRSAQTVEAIVARGEPVYGVNTGFGKLASVRIERDDLATLQRNIVLSHAAGVGEPTPVPVVRLMMALKLTSLAQGASGVQPDTLALLEAMLRAGITPVVPCQGSVGASGDLAPLSHLAAVMIGVGEAFVDGQRLPAATALTQAQLQPRVLGAKEGLALLNGTQFSTACALAGLFEIETVLQAALVTGALSVEAAKGSDTPFDARIHVLRGQPGQIATAAALRALMADSAIRESHRLGDVRVQDPYCLRCQPQVMGAALDVMRQAARTLEIEANGVSDNPLVFSDTGEALSGGNFHAEPVAFAADMLAMAVCEIGSISERRTAMLVDPALSGLPAFLTPRPGLNSGFMIAQVTAAALVSENKQRAYPASVDSIPTSANQEDHVSMAAHGARRLLAMAENAAHVIGIELLAAVQGCDFHAPLRSSAALESARALLRARVPTLQDDRYFHPDMLAASALVRSGALADAVAIALPGVEQHA from the coding sequence ATGAGTGCTTCTGTTGTCCTGCAACCCGGCGCTGTCACGCTTGCACAGTGGCGTGCGCTGTATCGCGGCGCCGCCGCGGCGCTGGATCCGGCCTGCGCGGCGGCGGTCTTGCGCAGCGCGCAGACGGTGGAAGCGATCGTCGCGCGCGGCGAACCGGTCTACGGCGTCAACACCGGCTTCGGCAAGCTGGCCAGCGTGCGCATCGAGCGCGACGATCTGGCCACCCTGCAACGCAATATCGTGCTCTCGCATGCCGCCGGCGTCGGCGAGCCCACGCCGGTGCCGGTAGTACGGCTGATGATGGCGCTCAAGCTCACCAGCCTGGCCCAGGGTGCCTCGGGGGTGCAGCCGGACACGCTGGCCCTGCTCGAGGCGATGCTGCGCGCCGGCATCACCCCGGTGGTGCCGTGCCAGGGCTCGGTGGGGGCATCCGGCGATCTGGCGCCGCTGTCGCATCTGGCGGCGGTGATGATCGGCGTTGGCGAAGCCTTCGTCGATGGACAACGGTTGCCGGCAGCCACCGCCTTGACGCAGGCGCAGCTGCAACCGCGCGTGCTCGGCGCCAAGGAAGGGCTGGCGCTGCTCAACGGCACCCAGTTCTCCACCGCCTGCGCGCTGGCTGGCCTGTTCGAGATCGAGACCGTGTTGCAGGCGGCACTGGTCACCGGGGCCTTGTCGGTGGAAGCGGCCAAGGGTTCGGATACGCCGTTCGATGCGCGCATCCATGTCCTGCGCGGGCAGCCAGGGCAGATCGCCACCGCTGCCGCGCTGCGCGCCCTGATGGCCGATTCGGCCATCCGCGAATCGCACCGGCTTGGCGATGTGCGCGTGCAGGACCCGTATTGCCTGCGCTGCCAACCGCAGGTGATGGGCGCGGCGCTGGACGTCATGCGCCAGGCTGCACGCACGCTGGAAATCGAAGCCAATGGCGTCTCCGATAACCCGCTGGTCTTCAGCGACACCGGCGAAGCACTGTCCGGCGGCAACTTCCACGCCGAGCCGGTGGCCTTCGCCGCCGACATGCTGGCAATGGCGGTGTGCGAGATCGGCTCGATCAGCGAACGCCGCACCGCGATGCTGGTGGACCCGGCCTTGTCCGGATTGCCGGCGTTTCTCACCCCGCGCCCCGGCTTGAACTCGGGCTTCATGATTGCGCAGGTCACCGCTGCGGCATTGGTGTCGGAAAACAAGCAGCGCGCCTATCCGGCCAGCGTCGATTCGATTCCCACCTCCGCCAACCAGGAAGATCACGTGTCGATGGCCGCGCATGGCGCGCGCCGCCTGCTGGCGATGGCAGAAAACGCCGCGCACGTGATCGGCATCGAGCTGCTGGCCGCCGTGCAGGGCTGCGACTTCCACGCGCCGCTGCGCTCCAGCGCCGCGCTGGAATCCGCACGTGCCCTGCTGCGCGCACGGGTGCCGACGCTGCAGGACGACCGCTACTTCCATCCGGACATGCTGGCCGCCAGCGCACTGGTGCGTTCCGGCGCACTGGCCGACGCAGTGGCGATCGCCTTGCCGGGCGTGGAGCAGCACGCATGA
- the hutG gene encoding N-formylglutamate deformylase, protein MSALPDWLDIHRGQAPLLISFPHTGTELPDEVADRLVSPWLARRDADWWVHHLYDFAQSLGATTVRTAISRSVIDVNRDPSGASLYPGQNTTGLCPLTTFDDQPLYADGLAPDQAQIDQRRARWFDPYHAALGEEIARLRQLHSRIVVYDAHAIRSVIPHLFDGELPQFNIGSNDDRSCDPVLVDAVERLCRSSGSSTVRNGRFKGGWITRHYAQPEHGVHTLQMELACRGYMREPDTITPDNWPTPWQPVHAAALRAVLRHVLLACLQFANAPSPDTAPPAAHR, encoded by the coding sequence ATGAGCGCCCTGCCCGACTGGCTGGACATTCATCGAGGGCAGGCGCCCCTGCTGATCAGCTTCCCGCACACCGGCACCGAGCTGCCCGATGAGGTGGCCGACCGTTTGGTGTCGCCATGGCTGGCGCGGCGCGATGCGGATTGGTGGGTGCATCACCTGTACGACTTCGCCCAATCGCTGGGCGCCACCACGGTGCGCACCGCGATCTCGCGCTCGGTCATCGACGTCAACCGCGACCCCAGCGGCGCATCGCTATACCCCGGCCAGAACACCACCGGCCTGTGCCCGCTGACCACCTTCGACGACCAGCCGCTGTATGCCGACGGCCTGGCGCCGGACCAGGCACAGATCGATCAGCGCCGTGCGCGCTGGTTCGACCCGTATCACGCGGCGCTTGGCGAAGAAATTGCGCGCTTGCGCCAGCTGCATTCCAGGATCGTGGTGTACGACGCGCACGCGATCCGCTCGGTGATCCCGCACCTGTTCGACGGCGAGCTGCCGCAGTTCAACATCGGCAGCAACGACGACCGCAGTTGCGACCCGGTGCTGGTCGACGCCGTAGAACGGCTCTGCCGCAGCAGCGGCTCCAGCACGGTGCGCAACGGGCGCTTCAAGGGCGGCTGGATCACCCGCCACTACGCGCAGCCCGAGCACGGCGTGCACACGCTGCAGATGGAGCTGGCCTGCCGCGGCTACATGCGCGAGCCGGACACCATCACCCCGGACAACTGGCCCACGCCATGGCAGCCGGTGCACGCGGCCGCATTGCGCGCAGTGCTGCGGCATGTGCTGCTGGCCTGCCTGCAGTTTGCCAATGCGCCCTCACCCGATACCGCGCCGCCCGCGGCCCACCGTTGA
- a CDS encoding polyhydroxyalkanoic acid system family protein: MSSIDIRHDHSLTPAQARAAIDEAARKLTDRYGVASQWEGDTLRISRSGVDGAIALLPQQVHVTVELGFLLSAMQPMVESEIRRLLAEKLA, translated from the coding sequence ATGTCCAGCATCGATATCCGCCACGACCACTCCTTGACGCCGGCACAGGCCCGCGCAGCGATCGACGAGGCGGCGCGCAAGCTCACCGATCGCTACGGCGTGGCCTCGCAGTGGGAAGGCGACACCTTGCGCATCTCGCGGTCAGGCGTGGATGGCGCGATTGCCCTGCTGCCGCAGCAGGTGCATGTGACGGTCGAGCTTGGCTTCCTGCTGTCGGCGATGCAGCCGATGGTGGAATCGGAAATCCGTCGGCTGTTGGCGGAAAAGCTGGCCTGA
- a CDS encoding acyltransferase family protein, with protein sequence MQQEQRIDSLTGIRGLAALLVVYAHLAEEKFFTDTHLFPGEMGVMVFFTLSGFLMAFLYGEKEPNYPSVARYAISRFSRIAPVYLTVVLASYLIYTLVDPQFVYAISHDNLLRHLLFSGNVSALWSIPPEVQFYVIFVGIWFALRAFRSNSNVTLMVAVLGTILMLIAHRAQLPGTFVGSKIHYFLSGVVFGLVRTRVGTSVNMTTLAALQAGVIGLVLAVILGMIDVDPGSKRALYLTLETAGFAGIFVFLFSFDTGLSKRLLGNRLMMLSGECSFSMYLLNIPVIYAALVVMDGLPPRPALALPIIAITIAAAWAMFRLIEMPGNTLLRRLGTWLLLRPRSAPVVPVAAISPAPLATEPAPGTTRLP encoded by the coding sequence ATGCAGCAGGAACAGCGCATCGATTCGTTGACCGGCATCCGCGGTCTTGCTGCGTTGCTTGTCGTCTACGCGCATCTGGCGGAAGAAAAATTCTTCACCGATACCCACCTGTTTCCCGGTGAGATGGGCGTCATGGTGTTCTTTACCCTGAGCGGGTTTCTGATGGCCTTTCTCTACGGAGAGAAAGAGCCCAATTATCCTTCGGTGGCGCGCTACGCCATTTCCAGATTCTCGCGCATTGCGCCGGTTTACCTGACCGTCGTGCTGGCGTCCTACTTGATCTACACCCTGGTCGATCCGCAGTTCGTCTACGCCATCAGCCACGACAACCTGCTGCGCCACCTGCTGTTTTCCGGCAACGTGTCCGCGCTGTGGAGCATTCCGCCGGAAGTCCAGTTCTACGTGATCTTCGTGGGCATCTGGTTTGCGCTGCGTGCCTTCCGCAGCAACAGCAATGTCACCCTGATGGTGGCGGTGCTCGGCACCATCCTGATGCTCATCGCCCACAGGGCACAGCTGCCCGGCACCTTTGTCGGCTCCAAGATCCATTATTTCCTGTCCGGCGTGGTGTTCGGCCTGGTGCGCACCCGGGTTGGCACCAGCGTCAACATGACCACCCTGGCGGCGCTGCAGGCCGGCGTCATCGGGCTGGTGCTTGCGGTCATCCTGGGCATGATCGACGTCGATCCGGGTTCCAAGCGCGCGCTTTACCTCACGCTGGAGACAGCCGGCTTCGCCGGCATCTTCGTGTTCCTGTTCTCCTTCGACACCGGGCTGAGCAAGCGCCTGCTCGGCAACCGCTTGATGATGCTCAGCGGCGAATGCAGTTTCTCGATGTATCTGCTGAACATTCCGGTCATCTACGCCGCCCTGGTGGTCATGGACGGCCTGCCGCCAAGGCCTGCCCTGGCCTTGCCGATCATCGCGATCACCATCGCGGCCGCCTGGGCGATGTTCCGCCTGATCGAAATGCCGGGAAATACCCTGCTGCGCCGGCTCGGCACGTGGCTGTTGCTGCGTCCGCGCAGCGCACCGGTCGTGCCGGTGGCCGCGATCAGTCCCGCCCCGCTGGCAACGGAACCGGCGCCAGGCACCACGCGATTGCCCTGA
- a CDS encoding formimidoylglutamate deiminase: MADEQAHAQVFWAARALLPEGWASQVRITLAQGRIASVQPEAAPGGADLRCEMLLPGLGNLHSHAFQRGMAGLTEVGGRSGDSFWSWRELMYRFVDRLDPDSLQAIAEQAYVEMLESGFTRVGEFHYLHHSPGGTPYANAGEMSGRIAAAAANTGIGLTLLPVFYAHSDFGAAAPNVSQRRLLHDIDGFARLLEDCRHGLEALPDAVLGLAPHSLRAVTPQQLVELVPLTDGPIHIHIAEQQREVDACLAWSGQRPVEWLLAHAPVDTRWCLVHATHVTASEVQAMAQRGAVVGLCPITEANLGDGIFPMQAFAAAGGRFGVGSDSNVLIDAAQELRLLEYGQRLTLQARNVLAPADVSSGRWLYDRAGAGAAQALGVAQHGIRVGAAADLVELELTHPALLARSDDAVLDSWLFAARGTAVRNVWRNGRPVVRDGQHVERARIAARFADTLRTLLGN; encoded by the coding sequence GTGGCAGACGAGCAGGCACATGCGCAGGTGTTTTGGGCCGCCCGGGCCTTGTTGCCGGAAGGCTGGGCCAGCCAGGTGCGGATCACGCTGGCGCAAGGCCGCATCGCCTCGGTCCAGCCGGAGGCCGCGCCCGGCGGCGCCGACCTCCGCTGCGAGATGCTGCTGCCCGGCCTGGGCAACCTGCACAGTCATGCCTTCCAGCGCGGCATGGCTGGGCTGACCGAAGTCGGCGGGCGCAGCGGCGACAGTTTCTGGAGCTGGCGCGAGTTGATGTACCGCTTCGTCGACCGGCTGGACCCCGACAGCCTGCAGGCGATCGCCGAGCAGGCCTATGTGGAAATGCTGGAGAGCGGCTTCACCCGGGTCGGCGAGTTCCATTACCTGCACCACAGCCCCGGCGGCACGCCCTACGCCAATGCCGGGGAGATGTCCGGGCGCATCGCAGCGGCGGCGGCCAATACCGGGATCGGGCTGACCCTGTTGCCGGTGTTCTATGCGCATTCGGACTTCGGCGCTGCCGCACCAAACGTTTCGCAGCGGCGGTTGCTCCACGACATCGACGGCTTCGCGCGCCTGCTCGAGGACTGCCGACACGGCCTCGAGGCGCTGCCGGATGCGGTGCTCGGGCTTGCGCCGCACAGCCTGCGTGCGGTCACGCCGCAGCAACTGGTGGAGTTGGTGCCGCTCACCGATGGGCCGATCCACATCCATATCGCCGAGCAGCAGCGCGAGGTCGACGCCTGCCTGGCGTGGTCGGGCCAACGGCCGGTGGAATGGCTGCTGGCCCATGCGCCGGTGGATACGCGCTGGTGTCTGGTGCACGCCACCCATGTCACCGCCAGCGAGGTGCAGGCGATGGCGCAACGCGGCGCAGTGGTCGGGCTTTGCCCGATCACCGAGGCCAACCTGGGCGACGGGATCTTTCCGATGCAGGCCTTTGCCGCGGCCGGTGGTCGCTTCGGGGTCGGTTCGGATTCGAACGTGTTGATCGATGCCGCCCAAGAGCTGCGCCTGCTCGAATACGGCCAGCGGCTGACGCTGCAGGCGCGCAATGTGCTGGCGCCGGCCGATGTTTCCAGCGGCCGCTGGTTGTACGACCGCGCCGGTGCGGGCGCGGCGCAGGCGCTGGGTGTCGCCCAGCACGGGATACGGGTCGGTGCGGCGGCCGATCTGGTGGAGCTGGAGCTGACGCATCCAGCCTTGCTGGCACGCAGCGACGATGCAGTGCTGGACAGCTGGCTGTTTGCCGCGCGCGGCACTGCGGTCCGCAACGTCTGGCGCAATGGTCGGCCGGTGGTGCGCGACGGACAGCATGTGGAGCGTGCGCGGATCGCCGCGCGTTTTGCCGACACCCTGCGAACACTGCTGGGCAACTGA
- a CDS encoding phasin family protein yields the protein MTTGYDQNGNRDTAASGFQAQAEQISRRLGESAQTVWLAGLGALGRVQSEGSKLFDSLVREGAAYERTGQRKAADSVDGLREEVETQFEQARDTAVRGWDKLGKAFDERVKGVLRTLNIPEQEELENLRREVESLKAQVRANTAATKRANRTANQAAQAASSDSAGGGGSTGSSGASSTGTAAAFDGE from the coding sequence ATGACGACCGGATACGATCAGAACGGCAACCGCGACACCGCGGCTTCGGGCTTCCAGGCCCAGGCGGAGCAGATTTCGCGCCGGCTCGGCGAATCGGCGCAGACCGTGTGGCTGGCCGGGCTAGGTGCACTTGGACGCGTGCAGAGCGAAGGCAGCAAGTTGTTCGACTCGCTGGTGCGCGAAGGTGCCGCCTATGAGCGCACTGGCCAGCGCAAGGCCGCCGACAGCGTGGACGGGCTGCGCGAAGAGGTGGAGACCCAGTTCGAGCAGGCCCGCGATACCGCGGTGCGCGGCTGGGACAAGCTGGGCAAGGCCTTCGACGAGCGCGTCAAGGGCGTGCTGCGCACGCTCAATATCCCCGAGCAGGAAGAGCTGGAAAACCTGCGTCGCGAGGTCGAATCGTTGAAGGCCCAGGTGCGGGCCAATACCGCCGCAACCAAGCGCGCCAACCGGACCGCCAACCAGGCCGCGCAGGCCGCCAGCAGCGATTCGGCAGGTGGCGGCGGCTCGACCGGTTCCAGCGGTGCATCCAGCACCGGCACTGCCGCGGCGTTCGACGGCGAATAA
- the hutI gene encoding imidazolonepropionase, whose translation MHCDVLWHNAQLMTLDAADGGLGVVDDGVVAGQDGRIVYAGPAAQAPALTAGIAHDCQRRWISPGLIDCHTHLVHAGNRANEFEQRLRGASYAQIAAAGGGILATVRATRAADDAALLAAGLPRLDALLAEGVTTLEIKSGYGLTLEDETKQLRVARQLASVRRVEVVPTFLGAHAVPPGSDAQAYIDVVCTQMIPAVAAQGLAEAVDVFCEHLAFSTTQAEQVFVAAQAHGLQVKIHAEQLSNQHGAALAARHGALSADHIEYLDQAGIEAMAAAGTVAVLLPGAFYFTRDTQLPPIAALRAAGVPLALATDCNPGTSPLTSPLLAMNMAATLFRMTVDECIAGFTREAARALGRAARLGRLRTGMDCDLAIWDIEAPADLVYRMGFNPLHARVWRGHLT comes from the coding sequence ATGCATTGCGACGTTCTCTGGCACAACGCGCAATTGATGACCCTGGACGCCGCCGATGGTGGCCTGGGCGTCGTGGACGACGGCGTGGTCGCCGGCCAGGACGGCCGCATCGTCTACGCCGGCCCGGCCGCGCAGGCGCCGGCATTGACTGCCGGCATCGCGCACGATTGCCAGCGGCGCTGGATCAGCCCGGGACTGATCGATTGCCATACCCACCTGGTCCATGCCGGCAATCGTGCCAACGAATTCGAACAACGCTTGCGTGGCGCCAGCTATGCGCAGATTGCTGCAGCCGGTGGCGGCATCCTGGCAACGGTGCGCGCCACCCGCGCTGCCGACGATGCGGCGCTGCTCGCTGCCGGCCTGCCGCGCCTGGATGCGCTGCTTGCCGAAGGCGTGACCACGCTGGAGATCAAATCCGGCTACGGGCTCACCCTGGAAGACGAGACCAAGCAGCTGCGCGTGGCACGCCAGCTCGCCAGCGTGCGCCGGGTCGAGGTGGTGCCCACCTTTCTGGGCGCGCATGCGGTGCCGCCGGGAAGCGATGCACAGGCGTATATCGATGTGGTCTGCACGCAGATGATTCCCGCCGTGGCCGCGCAAGGGCTGGCCGAGGCGGTGGATGTGTTCTGCGAACATCTGGCCTTCTCCACCACGCAGGCCGAACAGGTGTTCGTCGCCGCGCAGGCGCACGGCCTGCAGGTCAAGATCCACGCCGAACAATTGAGCAACCAGCACGGCGCAGCGCTGGCTGCGCGCCATGGCGCCTTGTCGGCCGACCATATCGAATACCTGGACCAGGCCGGTATCGAGGCGATGGCCGCTGCCGGCACCGTGGCGGTGTTGCTGCCCGGCGCGTTCTATTTCACCCGCGATACCCAGCTGCCGCCGATCGCCGCGCTGCGTGCGGCCGGCGTGCCGCTGGCCCTGGCCACCGACTGCAACCCGGGAACCTCACCGCTCACCAGCCCGCTGCTGGCGATGAACATGGCAGCCACCTTGTTCCGCATGACGGTGGACGAATGCATCGCCGGGTTCACCCGCGAAGCGGCGCGCGCGCTCGGCCGCGCTGCGCGGCTGGGACGGCTGCGCACCGGCATGGACTGCGACCTGGCGATCTGGGACATCGAGGCGCCGGCCGACCTGGTGTATCGCATGGGCTTCAACCCGCTGCATGCCCGCGTCTGGCGCGGGCATCTGACCTGA
- a CDS encoding restriction endonuclease has translation MPSWILALLAALLLWLAMCAYLWLVRRRANETTEGIRALAAMHWRDFSAVVLRVLQDQRGWQPTQLPQDGLPTADFMMQTDHGTRLVTCKHGRGYRIGVAAVNELGAMARLAGAGGGVMVTEGRMEREGLAAAEKQSIEVLDGTRLWPLLKPYLPGDVETGVVGMARRRAIRHSIIAGAALATLALVTVVGLRPPEPTPTPAPAAAAPRTAAVKTPPATPAASAAPPVAAAPVPAPVPAADAGEPDAETLQGYRRDVSKALAQKPGLVRGIWITQATLAVDRTIEDSAAWPLICEELTRYPYLRTVRVQLNPRAGVAEPVRWRQCTTI, from the coding sequence ATGCCTTCCTGGATCCTGGCGCTCCTGGCTGCACTGCTGCTCTGGCTGGCAATGTGTGCCTATCTCTGGCTGGTGCGACGCCGCGCCAACGAAACCACCGAAGGCATTCGCGCCCTGGCGGCCATGCATTGGCGCGACTTTTCCGCGGTGGTGCTGCGCGTGCTGCAGGACCAGCGTGGCTGGCAACCGACCCAGCTGCCGCAGGACGGCCTGCCGACTGCCGACTTCATGATGCAGACCGATCACGGCACCCGCCTGGTGACCTGCAAGCATGGTCGCGGTTACCGCATCGGCGTGGCCGCGGTGAATGAACTGGGCGCGATGGCGCGCCTGGCCGGCGCCGGTGGCGGCGTGATGGTGACCGAAGGGCGCATGGAGCGCGAAGGCCTGGCTGCGGCCGAAAAGCAATCCATCGAAGTGCTGGACGGCACGCGCCTGTGGCCCCTGCTCAAGCCCTACCTGCCAGGGGATGTGGAGACCGGCGTGGTAGGCATGGCCAGGCGCCGTGCCATCCGCCACAGCATCATTGCCGGTGCGGCCCTGGCCACGCTGGCGCTGGTGACGGTTGTGGGACTGCGTCCGCCGGAGCCCACCCCAACGCCAGCCCCCGCTGCCGCGGCCCCGCGCACAGCGGCGGTCAAGACACCGCCGGCGACGCCAGCCGCGTCCGCCGCACCGCCGGTTGCGGCCGCACCGGTACCCGCTCCCGTGCCGGCAGCGGATGCCGGCGAACCGGATGCGGAAACGCTGCAGGGCTACCGGCGTGATGTCTCCAAGGCCCTGGCACAGAAACCCGGCTTGGTGCGCGGCATCTGGATCACGCAGGCCACGCTGGCGGTGGATCGCACCATCGAAGACAGCGCCGCATGGCCGCTGATCTGCGAGGAACTGACGCGCTACCCGTATCTGCGCACCGTGCGGGTACAGCTCAATCCACGTGCAGGGGTGGCAGAACCGGTGCGTTGGCGGCAATGCACGACGATTTGA
- the hutU gene encoding urocanate hydratase — translation MTRHDATRVIRAATGSTLTAKSWLTEAPLRMLMNNLDPDVAERPQELVVYGGIGRAARDWESFDAIVAALTRLDDDQTLLVQSGKPVGVFRTHTDAPRVLIANSNLVPRWANWDHFNALDQKGLAMYGQMTAGSWIYIGAQGIVQGTYETFVEMGRQHYGGNLAGKWLFTGGLGGMGGAQPLAAVMAGASCLAVECRRSSIDMRLRTGYLDTWTDSLDEALRLIEASCTAKKPLSVGLLGNVADVLDELLLRGIKPDLLTDQTSAHDPVNGYLPQGWSVDEWDDKRVSAPNEVESAARETMANHIRAMLTFHALGVPTVDYGNNLRQMALEQGVSDAFDFPGFVPAYIRPLFCRGIGPFRWVALSGDPEDIARTDAKVKELIPDDAHLHRWLDMAAEKIAFQGLPARICWVGLGDRHRLGLAFNAMVRSGELKAPVVIGRDHLDSGSVASPNRETEAMADGSDAVSDWPLLNALLNTASGATWVSLHHGGGVGMGFSQHAGMVIVCDGSEAADRRIERVLWNDPATGVMRHADAGYAIATDCAREKGLDLPAILS, via the coding sequence ATGACCCGTCACGATGCAACCCGCGTCATCCGCGCCGCCACCGGCAGCACGCTCACCGCCAAGAGCTGGCTGACCGAAGCGCCGTTGCGCATGCTGATGAACAACCTGGATCCGGACGTGGCCGAGCGCCCGCAGGAACTGGTGGTCTACGGTGGCATCGGCCGCGCCGCGCGCGATTGGGAATCCTTCGATGCGATCGTCGCCGCACTCACCCGCCTGGACGACGACCAGACCCTGCTGGTGCAATCGGGCAAGCCGGTCGGCGTGTTCCGCACGCATACCGATGCCCCGCGCGTGCTGATCGCCAATTCCAACCTGGTGCCGCGCTGGGCCAATTGGGACCACTTCAACGCATTGGATCAAAAGGGCCTGGCGATGTACGGCCAGATGACCGCCGGCAGCTGGATCTACATCGGTGCACAAGGCATCGTGCAAGGCACCTACGAAACCTTCGTGGAAATGGGGCGCCAGCATTATGGCGGCAACCTGGCCGGCAAGTGGTTGTTCACCGGCGGGCTCGGCGGCATGGGCGGCGCGCAGCCGCTGGCCGCCGTGATGGCCGGCGCGTCCTGCCTGGCGGTGGAATGCCGCCGTTCCAGCATCGACATGCGCCTGCGCACCGGCTACCTGGATACCTGGACCGATTCGCTGGACGAGGCGTTGCGCCTGATCGAGGCGTCTTGCACGGCGAAGAAGCCGCTCTCGGTCGGCCTGCTCGGTAACGTGGCCGACGTGCTGGACGAACTGCTGTTACGCGGGATCAAACCGGATCTGCTGACCGACCAGACCTCCGCCCACGATCCGGTCAACGGCTACCTGCCGCAGGGCTGGAGCGTGGACGAATGGGACGACAAGCGCGTCAGCGCACCGAACGAAGTGGAATCCGCCGCGCGCGAGACGATGGCCAATCACATCCGCGCCATGCTCACCTTCCACGCACTGGGCGTGCCCACCGTGGACTACGGCAACAACCTGCGCCAGATGGCATTGGAGCAAGGCGTGTCCGACGCGTTCGACTTCCCCGGCTTCGTGCCTGCCTACATCCGCCCGCTGTTCTGCCGCGGCATCGGCCCGTTCCGCTGGGTGGCGCTGAGCGGCGATCCGGAAGACATCGCCAGGACCGATGCCAAGGTCAAGGAATTGATTCCCGACGATGCGCATCTGCACCGCTGGTTGGACATGGCCGCCGAGAAAATCGCCTTCCAGGGCCTGCCGGCGCGGATCTGCTGGGTGGGCCTGGGCGACCGCCACCGGCTGGGCCTGGCCTTCAACGCGATGGTGCGCAGCGGCGAGCTGAAGGCGCCGGTGGTGATCGGCCGCGACCATCTGGATTCCGGCAGCGTGGCATCGCCCAATCGCGAAACCGAAGCCATGGCCGACGGCTCGGACGCGGTCTCCGACTGGCCGCTGCTCAATGCCCTGCTCAATACCGCCAGCGGCGCCACCTGGGTGTCGCTGCATCACGGCGGCGGCGTCGGCATGGGCTTCTCGCAGCATGCCGGCATGGTCATCGTCTGCGACGGCAGCGAAGCCGCCGACCGGCGCATCGAACGCGTGCTATGGAACGACCCCGCGACCGGCGTGATGCGACACGCCGATGCCGGTTATGCCATTGCAACCGATTGCGCTCGCGAGAAGGGGCTGGACTTACCTGCCATCCTGTCCTGA
- the hutC gene encoding histidine utilization repressor, with protein sequence MTAPPITAPGTLHQRIRQDLEHRIHSGDWPPGHRIPPEHELMAQYGCSRMTVNKVLGLLADAGMIERRRRTGSFVARPHPHLEQVALSIPDIAVEMTARGHSYRFSLLSRRLRSVRQRVPQERALGSTGKLLALESVHLADGSPFALEQRVIDITTVPDALAQPFTEVAPGSWLLRNVPWTRAEHRISAVGADAAQARQLQVEEGAACLVIDRHTWRGEQPVTYVRQLFLGGSYDLVARFAPGMR encoded by the coding sequence TTGACCGCCCCCCCCATCACCGCGCCCGGCACACTGCACCAACGCATCCGGCAGGATCTGGAGCACCGGATTCACAGTGGCGACTGGCCGCCCGGGCACCGCATTCCGCCGGAGCACGAGTTGATGGCGCAATACGGGTGCTCGCGCATGACGGTCAACAAGGTGCTCGGCCTGCTGGCCGACGCCGGCATGATCGAACGCCGCCGCCGCACCGGCTCGTTCGTGGCGCGGCCGCATCCGCATCTGGAACAGGTGGCGCTCTCGATCCCGGACATCGCGGTGGAAATGACCGCGCGCGGTCACTCCTACCGGTTTTCGCTGCTCTCGCGGCGGCTGCGCAGCGTGCGCCAGCGCGTGCCGCAAGAGCGTGCGCTGGGCAGCACCGGCAAGCTGCTGGCGCTGGAAAGCGTGCATCTGGCCGATGGTAGCCCGTTCGCGCTGGAGCAGCGCGTGATCGATATCACCACCGTGCCGGATGCCCTGGCGCAGCCGTTCACCGAGGTGGCGCCGGGCAGCTGGCTGCTGCGCAACGTGCCGTGGACGCGCGCCGAACACCGCATCAGCGCCGTCGGTGCCGACGCCGCGCAGGCCAGGCAATTGCAGGTGGAAGAAGGTGCCGCCTGCCTGGTCATCGACCGTCACACCTGGCGCGGCGAACAGCCGGTGACCTACGTACGCCAGCTGTTCCTGGGCGGCTCCTACGACCTGGTGGCGCGGTTCGCACCGGGAATGCGCTGA